AGTTGCCAGCACAAATCTTCTCTCATTGAGGTTAATGAGCAAGAGGATTCCCGACCTGGCATATGGGTAGAGCTTTGTCATGCAGCCCTGTGTGATGTCCCACTCAAGGCAGAGATGTTGTTGAACCGAATTTGGGGTACCTTTATTTCTAGATCTCTTACTGTTTTTTTATATGCATGATTTTTGTCTCATATACAGTAAAAGCACAAGTACTGTAGACACTGtctgtgtgattctgtgctgGTGATTCTGTCTTCCGTACACTAAAATAAGGAATGGAGAGCAATGAAAACAAGCAGCAGAAAATTAACTGTCTGTTCTGTCCTCAGATTTTCACCTGGGGCTGGGGTATGGCTCACTGCAAACTTCACTTATTTCAGCCAGGGCTGGCCTCAATATTTGCTGAGCATCCAACTGAAgttaataaaagtcatcttaaATGTCCAGTCAGTACTCTCTGGTGTCTTATATTGTGTGTATATTTTTAGAAGACAGTCAGGTTTGAGTCATTTTTTTTGATAAACTGCTACCCATAAAATAAAAGATTATTCAACAAGCAGTTAATTCAGTGGCTCCAGTATTTCCTGTGAGACCTGCTCCTGCATCTGGCAGTACTTGAGGATAGGTTGAAATCTATGAAGTATTTCCCAGAAGCTGTGAATCGGTGATGGTCGTGGCAGAGATGGAGAGGAGGTGTCCAAGCACACACAGTCTGTTTCAGGCCACAGATGTGTTCTGTGCTGGTGAGGGGCACTGCACAGACATCCTGTACCTTCAGGGAATGAGTTGTGAAGGGTGGGGAGGGTGGGAGAGGGCCATGACTGCACCTAAAAATATCTGTTGGTATGTGCTTTTGGTATTGTTGGAATATCTCATCTGGCCTGCAGTAATTGTTGAGGCACACCCACAAATTCATCTGTTACCATTGTCTGTGATTAAAGTTGAagcttgttttttttgtttggccGCTGAATAAACTTCCTGAATTGAGTCGTGACTTGATGGGTGCCTTCAGAATTGAGGCAGGCTGTGTGATAACAAactcaaaacaaaaatcaggagaagaaaaatttgGAAGGAATAGCTGAGCTACTTTTTAAATGTGAAGTAAATTACACTGGTAAGGGTAAATTGGAGCGGAACTGATTGTGCACAAATTCCCTGTATACCTCTCCTGTGCACATGCAGCAAGCATATTTTTATGTTGTCTGTGCTGGAAAAGAGGAGGCATTTTCTGTTGGTACAACACCAGAGGCTCCTGAGAAGTGGATGCTAATATTCAGACACTGTGGCATCTGTGGGGCTGTGTGGAGACCCTGGTGTTACTCATATGTGCTAGTAACAAAACACCTCCGttctacatattttttctttcttagctTCCTTTACAATCTCTCTTCATAAAGCGGACAACACCACAGTTAAGATTAAACTGAAACCCAGTCTTCCACCAAGCTGTCGAATCCGCATGAAAAATGTCATCATGTCTGAACTCAAGATAAAGCCTGGGGAGAATGTGACTTTTACCTTCACCTGTAGTACTCCAGAGAAGTATTTCATCACggaaattcagaaaaatattggTAAGAtacagatttttcatttttccccagTGGTAATTTTCCTCTGGTAAAACCAcgtgcttttttttcctgctgctgtaaTTAAAGGTATCTGCCATAATCTTAGGTAAGAAGAAATCTTTGATAAATAACCTTGAATGACTGCTACAACTATGCAAGCTGAAGAAGTCTGTATGGCAGCTGGCAGAATTAATATATACTTGGCTGTGTTGGAAACAGCTAGAAGGCAGTTTGCTGCATTAATTCCTTGCTGCCTTTCCTTTTCCCACGATTTATAAACCCAtcaaaaaatctttttgttCCTGTCAAAAGCCTCTGAACATTTATAATAATATGTATTTGATGAACAGCTTGGTTGTGTCTACAAGGACAGCAGAAACATTGAAGACCTGCACATGTTTCTTTATCTTTAATGAATGTTATTGAAGTCAAGAAACTGTAAATTCAGAAGTGTAACTAAAGCTTCTTCTGCTTTGAATGCTATCCCTGGTGTATGTACTCTTTAATGGCATGAACACGTGCTACTTCTCAACTAGATCCCAAACTTCATTGGGTATTCAGTCTTTAGTAACATCTTCAttatttttggggtgatgtTCAAGGATAATTCTCTTCATGTTTTGGAATTTTATTCATATGATTCATGCAGATAGTAATGCTCACTGTATCTCATATATTTGCAAGACACACTTGTgatatttcttctttaaagTCGAAGCCTGGACATGGATTCAAGTTACTTATTTTGAGTGTCAATCAATTGTTCGGATTTTTCAGATAAAAGTTTTCAGGGTTTCCCCCAGAATGCTGCAGTGGCAGTTGTTGTTGTTTATCTGGGCACCAAGGGAAGAAAAACATAGTTTATGGCAAGCAGTAAAAAATTTAAAGATGAATGATTTGCCAGGAACTCTCTGGGGGACATGGGATAAAATGGATTCTCTAGATCTGTGATTTCCAGCTCTCTTGACACTGCATTTGTCCCTTTGCCCATTCAGACTCTGCCCTATTCACTAAATACCTTCTAAATTCTTCAGCAAACAAGGTGGAATACTAGGGACAATTAATCCCTCCTATTAGTCAGCCTGACTAAAGCAGGTTTATCCTGTCTATTCTGTGGGCTGAGAGTCCTGTTTGGAGACAGCCTGTGACCATGTTACAGGAGTGTCTTTCAGTGCACATAGAGGAAAAGATTAGTGCAACCTAAAAATTGTGATAATAGCAAGGAAGGGGACGTAAATTTCCCATTTAATGGAATACTTTCCAGAATGTATCacagctcttctctctctgcatTTAGACTGTGTGTCAGGCCCATGTCCCTTTGGAGATGTTCATCTTTACCCTCCGGGGCTACCTCGCCTTAACAGGACTTACATCTGGGACGTGAAGGCAAGTACAAAAGCAGGACTGGAACTAAAATTTTCTACCTCCTGGCTAAGACAGATTGAACCAGGAGAGACGTGCCCAGACTCCGTTAGCTACAACATCAACAGCTGTATTGATAGGGCCACGGTCAACATTGGCACTTTCTGCAGGAATGGCTCCGTGTCTCGCATCAAGCTGCTGGGAGGAGTTGTCATGTCCCTGCACCTCCCGTGGCACTTGCCTCTCACCACCTCAGGCTTCAACATAGCCAACAGGGCTTCCATAAAACGTGAGTACAGAGTAGtgcagctgcctcctgcagaTTGCAGCAGAACCTATTTCAACCTTTCTTCACAGCTAACCTTCCAGTTTTGGTGCTGCTATCCCTAACTCCCTTCCACTTCGGCTTTTCTGGAATCTATTGTTGTATGATCTTTAGTGTAGTTAGATGGTGTTCTTCTGGAGTCAAAGTATTTGATTAAGtacattaataattttaaatctcTTCAAACTTCCTAAAACTTAAACATACCTGCCTTCTTGTTTTTGTGCATTCAGCTAGGTGAGACTAGGTAGTATAATTAGAATGAGCCAGAGAGTTTTTTGCTGGTTGCAGTGTTTAGTTGggcttctttatttttaaaaaagtttcttTCACTTCTGGAGCCTCAAACCAATACTTCTCTTCCGGAGAGGACTGTGGGAAAAGGTGAAGCAGTGCCTGGAAGGCACAGGAGGCTACATAAATACGTTTATCTGTTTCAACCTGCACAGTAACATAAACTGTTGTGTAATAGTCTTCCTAAAATACTTGGAATATTATACAGCAATCAGTGGGTTACTTTGTGATCTCATGACAAATCTTGCTCTGCACTTGAATTCTAGTGTTGTTGCTATCAGTTATAAAAGAAACCTGGTCCAGGTTCAAGCTTCTAGAACATGAGTGTTTTCTATTTCCTGGCACTCGTTGCACTTGCACATCATCACTGGAGTCCTAGAGTGGGACCATAATTTCTATGTACCCAACTTCACACTGCCAAGAGTCATCCAAGGATAAAGTGCCTTATGCAGCCTGCACAATTCACATTTGTGTTTTATTATGCATATTTGAGGCTTTTTGCTGGTGTGCTTTTGTTAAATTTAGGAGGTTTTTGTAAAGAGACCCACATGCCGCTATAAAAGCTTGCATCTTTTGTTTCCCAAAATTCAGTGAAGCAGAAGCATTTATCAGGTTGTGAGTTTGCTCTTGCACATTCAAATGTAGAAATAGGAATTAGGATCTTGCCTTTGCCAATAATAAAGGCTTGTCTGTTCATGTACTTGAAAGGTTAACCTGCTAAACTGCAAATGCAGTATTAATACATtctttaccttttctctaaTTGAAGACATAAGAATCAACTTAAGTAAATGTTTTAGTCTGAGTGTTTTGTAATAACCTAACCTGTAGGTGGATTGGGTGATCTCACTGTCAAAATAAAAAGACTCTGCTTCTTGGGTGGTAGATATGCCAGTGTGTCTTCAGTAACTTGAACTTGTTTTAAATGTTGTGATTCCCTCCCTGTTTTAGGGTTATCCATTATTGAATCCATTTTGAAGGGGGAGTCTTCAATCACCCTGATGTCCCCTAACTACCCGCTGGGCTTTCCAGAAGACGAGCTCATGACGTGGCAGTTTGTGGTTCCTCCCAACATGAGAGCAAGCGTGTTCTTCCACAACTACAGCCTCTCCAACTGTgaaaggaaggaggagagggTGGAGTACTACATTCCTGGCTCCCCCAGCAACCCAGAGGTGTTCAAGCTGAGCGACAGCCAGCCTGCCAATATTGCTGGCAGTTTCAActtgtccctgcagggctgtgatcAGGATGCCCAGAACCCGGGCATTCTTCGCCTGCTCTTCCAAGTCGTCGTTCAGCACCCGCAGGTTGATGAGAGTAAGTACCTGCCCGCCCCTTTTGTTGCTTTCGCTTAAGGATGTCTGGCCTGAGTACCACAAGGGAGATAAATGctcttttttgttattttccttgAACTTTGGACCCTCTATGAGTTTAAGGAGGTTGCCAAGCAACACTGAGGTCTGTTTTATTGCCCAGGGTACCACTGGCCACCCATACAGCAAGGCGAGGCAAGCAGCAGTGCTGAAATTTGCAATTTGCAATGGAGTATTTAGTGCTGCTGTATTTTTTACACCATAACTTAAAAATGGAGactcctttcccctttccagcACCTGAATCATGTAATTGGAAAATGCCTTTAACAGTTTTGCTTTCAGACATGAGATAAAGATCATTCTTTAAAGTGTGAACCCAGTTTTTTGTTTCCTGCATGAGCAGTTGCACCTAACAAGGTGAAACCACTATCGTGGTAGGTAGCAAGATCTGTGGAATTAACTGGTGAACTGAGAGGTGTAAAATTGTCTCTGTATTACTAATGGCATCAATATGcatcttccctttctttcttccttcgAGTTTTAATTTTGCTTCCTAGAGGAGGTTGAACAGCAACAAGTGTGAAGTCACGTTAAACACAAAAGTTATCAGTAAGAAATTCCACTAATAATATCCCCTACATATTTGGATGTTTTTTACCTTTCTTTCTCtacattgagaaaaaaaaaattgttgttttCTAGCTTCAAATTCCAATTGGTTTAGCACAATGACTTGTAATACCAGAGCATTTCtctaaaaacagaaataaaaggcCTGTCTAGGTAATGAGCCATGGAGTTAGTGATTTAACCTCTGACTTTGCAGCTCTGACCTCAGTTCAAAGTGAAGGTTAATAATCAAGGTGCACTCACTGCAGAAGAGCAGGTGAAGGAAAGTCCACACTTGACTGCCACTGTGTCAGGAGCTACTTAGAGGCTTTCTAAGTAATTTTAGAGAGAATAAGGTTTGAATGGCTTGTGCCCTGAAGACACATAGCCAGAAAGGATCTGTAGCATCTCACGGTTACAATTCTTTGCTCTTTCTCTGTCTAGCCTGGCTCCGTTTATGAACAGCAAATCCTCACAGAATTGTTGTTAACAAAGTTGTGTTTGCTTACATTTATTGTGTGTTGCATCTTGGAAGCTAGACAGAATGAAAACATTATATTCAGTTAATCAGCTTTATCTCCCTTCTTCTTTGGAAAGcaaaaagaattttaatatatttatggCCAGTAGACAAGACGATAATCAcgtaaaaaattaaaaccaggtTGTCATTCTGTGAATGAAATATAAGTAATAAACCATTTGGATTTAAGAGACAACAGTGGTTTCTCTAGGGATTTTATTGGATTTCATGGTTGATTTTGTAGTTATATAAGTCCCATCTAAGATTCAAATTCAACCCTCAGGTTGCCATCTGCAACATTGCTCTTATTAAAAATGCATTGCTATCTGCATATTCTCAAAGCTTCCCAAACATTTGGGTATTCCACAGCTGTCTGTGGTACTTGTCAttaaataagaagaaaatatagCTCTTTCCAGTCACAATAACTTCTTGATCTGACTCTTCCTGTGTTtagctgctgcaggaaaacacaTTCTGAAAAATTATAACCTTGCAGTAGGAGTCCTAGGATACATGCTTGGTTGTGCCAATGACTTGGATAATCCCATTTGACCACTTGCCTTTTTGTCTGCCTGATTTGCCACACAGGAGAAAGCTATTTTATTCACTTTTGTGTATGACTTTGAGATGTGTAGCTAAAGCTAAAACCAGAAAATGAAGAGTAGTAATAGAGTATGTGTGTATATACTATTTTTCCCCCTGACCTTTGTAGAATcattgaatggtttgggttggaaagaacctTAAAGATTATCCAGTTCCAAACTgccctaccatgggcagggacacttccacttGGCTGCTTGCTTTTTTTGGCATCAGAGAGAGGTGTCTTAGCTACAGCATCAGGATGTTGAATGGATCCAAAATCTATCTTTCCACATGACAGTCAATCTTTATGAACTacacttgcatttttttttcctttttctttctattttctccTTCCAGATGTTCCAAGTATTTGGTGTAACAGCTGCTCATATAACGGGGTGAGAAGAGGTGCAGGAAGAAGCTTCACACTATGCTTCTTGGCTATAATTGCTCTGGGGTGTTTTTGGTTGCAGATGTCACTCATTTGGTCGACCTGAGCAAGGAGAAGAACCTGACTGTGACAATACACTTGGAAGGGTGGCCCAACTACATCCCTCTCATGTCTGAACCCATATGCCTGATCTGCAAGGATCCTCGCACCTGTGACCGTGTCTTGACTTTAACCTCTGGTGCTGTCTACAAGATCTCCTTTCTGTGCAAGGACTTGTCCCGGCTGAGGATCACGGCTGAAAAAGGCATAGGTACTACAGAAGTGGCTTAATGCTGTTATTTAGGGAATGCTTTTGTATGTTTTTCCCCAGGGGTCAGCTAAACTTGCTCCCTTGCTTTGGCTCTAAATGGATTGACGTTGGAAACCAGGTGTTGGGCAGCTGGGAGATAGGTACAATGAATCTGGAGGTGACCTTGTTCAGTACATCATTCTACTTTTAAGAATAGAAACTCTGTAGCTATTCCTAGAAGAGAAGAGATGGAAGTCACCTAAGTCACTGTAAATTATGGAAACAGAACCAGAGGGCCATAAATCTGCCCATGAAAATACAGGACCAAGGTTGCCATCAGGAGTGCATCTTGTTCTGCATGCATGTCTCTTTGATGTAGGATTTTCCCAAATGCTTTCAACTACAGGTAGAAAAGAGATTTGAAGTATCTGTACCTTGACTAGTCTGCTGCAATGTCCCAGTCAGCAGGTATATCTTGAGTGAAtatgtttgtttctttggtgtCCTGCACCTGTTAAGGAAAGCTCTTTAAATACAAACAATACTCATTTGGATAAAGGTTACTAAGGGAGGATATTTTCTCTAGGTAGATGCTTATCTGGGTCTGCAGACCTGATAGTACTCTGTGTGTGCCCAGGTATTTAATCTGCAGGAAATACCCAGcccttgggatttttttttgttgtttttgtttttgttttttttgcaGGCTGCATGGATATTCGTTGGTGTCAGAGGAGGATCTATTCCCTTTCAGTGCCTAGGGCTATTACCCGATTGCCAATTCGACTGCATATGTTTATTTGGAAGCTCTTGGCCACTGATATGATCAACATAGAAATTACGTATCCGTCCTTGAAACTTCAGCAACGTGTCCAAGAGCAGAGGTGCAACTCGAGCTACGGTTACAGCATTGTTAGTGCCACTCCAGAGACAGAGCTGAATGTTGGTGTATTCTGTCCTGGTGGATCTATTGAAAAGATTCAGATGAGGAATAATATCACCATATCCTTAAAAACATTTGGTAAAGGATTCATCAATGAGTCTATCCCTCAGGATCTGAAAATGTCTTTTGTGCCACATATTAAAGGTAAAGTAGTGTATTTTATACTACTTTGTTGTATGGTGATAGATCTCTCAATAGGCTTATTAAAGCACTTATGGATAAACAGAAATTAAGAGTTCAATTATTTAGCAATGGCTCTAGGACTAGACTCTAGAATCAGTCTTTATCTGAACCAGTGATGTGGTTTATTTcgggaagagagaaggagctTTGTATTCTAGGTAGTGGATAGTTGACTGTGGCAAATTCTGCAGGTATGTCTGTATTTATTGTGATAACACTGACGTGAGAAAGGACAATTATCAAAAccaggttttcttttcttcttcccctttgCTACAGATGAGTGCATATTCACTGTGAGTCCAAATCCAAAAGCTAAAGTTTACTTGCAGACTCCCAACTGGCCTCACGGTTTACCTCCTTATGTTTCCATATCCTGGTTCATCGTTGTGCCCAGCAAGCGAACTGCGCGCCTCGGGTTCTCCGAGGACCGCATGGGCATTGCCTGTGAGACAGGCCGTGCCTACGTCAACATCAAGGAAGAGActctgggagcagaggagaTCGTGCGCCGCGAGGACgagctcctgccccagccccgaAATATGCTCCACAACTTCTGGGTGAACGTCTCCAACTGTAGACCTGTGGATAAGACACAGCTGGCCTTGCAGTTCTGGGTGACTTCTGCTGATAAGCAGATAGGTGAGTCCTGTAAGGTTgtggtggtttgttttctgcttgtttCCTTGCTTTCCCTTGAGGTAGCAGTAATGAATGGTAGTCCTCCTTGGGTGTAGGCAGTTTGTGAGTTTTCCTGCCTTTGGAAAAGTCTGTCCCTTGAAAACTTCAGAGAGCTTCAGCTTGGTATTTCTaggagctggggaggaaggaggggttTAAATGTGGTATGGTTTTTGGGGGGTGAGGGGGAGGTGTGTTTCTGGGTTTTCTTTCATTGACACAAGAAATGGCCAGGATCAAGGTAATAAGACtagatttcatttaaaaaaattattttagctttttaaaatgcagataaCAGAATATATTAAAAGATCAAGTGATGTTTTTGCCTTCCAGGGTCACAGACCTAGTGAACAACTTGGGATTTGATTATGCTAACTTATTCATCCAAGTAGTTCTCATTTCATGTTAGCAGTTCAATTAGTCTCAGTGTTCACATGAGCAAGAAATCCTCCCTAGGACAGTTCTAACCATTTAATGGAGACTGGGCCCTAACTGCTACCAGCAAATtctgtttcttgttctctttcatCTCCCTGAAacataaacaggttttttttttttttaaagatgaggGGGCATTTTTAGGGTAGGTTTTGCTGATGTAAATTTGCTTCTCATTTGCACTTTCTAAttttttgatctttttttttttcaatctgtgctgcttttgaaacttgcagctttttctttgcttgtgcCTGGACTTCCCTAATCAATTCTATGACTCTTAGAAAACCCCAGGTCAACACAGCCTGTCTATTTCAGCGGAAAGATGGTTTTGAGGGGAATCTGTGAAAATGCCACTATTATTTCTTTTGAGtccttctctgtttctttctgtgctttcaTCTCTTCTTTGCCTATTCAGCCAGAGACATGTGAGGTGCTGTAGGTAAGTTTAGCAGTGCATGGGCTGTATCAAAAACTCTTGGAGGTGGGtgggttggttgggttttttagttgTGCTCCACTGCCAACAGCAGGAGTTTGTTGTTGCTTGGCCTCCAATCTCTTGGAAATGGCTTGTGTTGCCCTGTGGCAAGCATGGCTTAGGaactcctgctctgccagcagctgctaTGCTTAGAAACTCTTAAAGGGGTTCAGACCCAGACAGATTTTAGGAGAAAGCTGGGTGTTCCTTATTTTGCTCAGTGTCCTTGTTGCTTGTCTGTTTGCAGACCTTGGAATCATAGTTGCAGTGGTGGCCGGGGCTGGAGTTCTCACAGTGATTGGACTGGCTGTGTGCTGCGTTAAGAAGAAGTAAGTTCATAATTCAGCATGTGTAACTTAGCAGTTCAAGAGGGTATTTTGGGAGAGCTGCTGGGCCCTCTGTTTCACGTGTTGATATCCTATGAACCAGGATCTAAAGCATGAGGATGGCACAGTGGAAGTAGTGTTGACCCCAGGAATATTTCTTTACTTTAAATTGACTAACTtcaagagcagagcagcattCCTAGAGTCACATTATTTCAACCTGCAGAGCACTGCTTACCTTGGCCTTAAGTGCAGGCTTTCAGGTGTACTGTGAGTCAGGTGTTGGTTGGACCTCCTCAGCAGTCCCTGCAACATGAAATCCCAAGGAATGTGCCTGTTGCGTGCATGACTCTACTCAAGTCTTTGTTCAAACAAGCTGTGAACTCACGCAGATACACTAAGAGCTTTCTTTCATCCGCACAGCCTTCAGCAGCTTCTGGAGTTTGCACATCAAGTGGGAGCAATTTTCTGTGAGATGAGCCCTTGGGGAGAGAAGTGGGTTGTGCAAAGCATACATTACTCACACAAGCAGAGTCTGAAGTCAGTGGTAGCCTGGGCTTTCTGATACATGTCTGCTCAGTGCTGTCAAGATGGTTGGCCCTGAAGCTGTAGAGCTGGAACAAATTTATGCAATATGGTGACTAGTGCAGTTAGGAGCACATTTCCCTGCCACACAGCAAAGACTTTACAAATTCAGGCTTAAAAGTCTTAAGTTCAGCCTTTGTTCTTTCCAATTTAGGGTCAGTCAGTCAGGAAAACATAATTAAGAAAAATTCATTTGACTTTCATTTTGACCCACTATCTTGTCTTCAGTAACACAGCCTTGTTTTTGTGAGGATCTAATGGTCTCTGGGTCTTACTAATGCCAGTGGATGTTGTGGGACTTGGTACAGTGCGCAGCCAGAACCCCAGTGCTTGGGAGACCATTGGAGTTAATCATGCAAACTTCAGGgtcagcagagcagcagtgggtAGCCAAATAGCATCAagtttttttctgctctgttaaAAAAGAATGTCTAGGCTCAAAGTTTTCTCCCAAAATTGCAAGTAAAGCCTTTAATCTAGGTAGACTGCCTGACACTGTATGGTTGGGATGAGTGAACAGAAGCTGTTGTTATTGAGTTCCAACACGCCAGACATGTTGTTTTTGACCTGTTAACAATTTCACCTCTGtaacaggaagaagaaaacccAGAATCCCATGGTGGGAGTGTACAATGCTAATGTGAACACCCAGATGCCTGGAAGAAAAGGCTTATTCAGAAAAGGGAGGCAAAACAATGAATCTCATGTCTATGCAGTTATTGATGATGCTGTGGTCTATGGACACTTGCTGAAGGAGTCCAATGGCTCAGTCTCTCCAGAAGTTGATGTCTACCGGCCTTTTGATGGACCCATTGGTAGCTTGCCACCTTCTCCAcctccattctccttcagaaaAGACATCAAACACTCTTCTAACACCGAGGAGGAACCTCTGCCCCTGACAGACACAGACCAAGACACTTACACGTTTGCTCATCAGAAAGCAGGGCAGTCAGAGGACAATGGAGATGCAAATAAAAAGGATAAGGGAGATACAAGTGTGCCCTTGCTGGAAAATACGGAACGGGATGGTTCAGTGGAGTAATTTTATGCCAGGTATAGCAGTTTCCTGTGGAAACACAGGTGTAAGGACAGTGGCCTAAGACAAAAACATACTGAAGAGGagtgttatttttaaatatgtttttatcttgttttgtttcatgtgtgtgttttcaggttttttttgtcctttttttttaacttcagctGTTGATAGCTTTCAGTTTTAAAGCGGACATCTAGCAAACTCAGTATCAGTCAGGACTCTCCAGGACTGGTTGTGAAACAGGTGCcaaagctgtgcttctgctttCTACTATATGGGCATCAGGAAATTTAATTCCTAACCACCAGCTTAAAACTGGACACTGGTAGTGGGGAGAGTGTTCTGTTCAGTATTTCCTCCTCTCACAAACCATTATTTGTCTGAGTGTTGGTTGGTGACTCCTAGAAGATGCAGATGCATCACTGTCTCAAGGCAGCTCCAGATTGCACATGTCCAGGCGATCTGCTAGTATCTGACCAAAGGGTGACCATCCTTTCCATCGCTTGCAGCTTGAAAATCCATCAGATTTAGCATGCCACTGGCTGTGTGAGTGTAGTGAAGACCATGTATGCTTACTGGAAGAGCTCTGTGCATGTAAATCAGTGTGATCACTTGAGCTTGGGTTCTTCTCCTTCAGAAGATAAGTTATGGGCTTTCTCTAAGTTTCAGCAGATGTTGTTGTACTTGGATTGCACCATGTGAGCTTACACCAAAGACTATTTTATTTGCTCTTTGACAAAAACAATTTCAAAACTCTAAACCAGTTTGTGGTTCTGTTCAGGTGcctgtgacattcacattttACTAATACCTTGCACTTTTGGATCAAGTGAGAGTTAAGATTCAGTAAAGAAATAATGTTGTGGTCATTCAGCTGTTTACCAGTGCTTTTCACTTCACCTGTTACTACGGTTTAAAATACAGGGTAAAGAAAATTGTTTACAGCAGCTGATATCTCTGAAATGCAAACAATGAATCCATAAGAAAAGCCTAgatgtttaaaatttttttctttggtgtATCAGTCTGAATTTAGCAACCATGTTGTTATGATGATGAAGACAGTTCTTAACTTCTGACAGAACTTTCACTTCAGTTGTCTAGCTGCCCCTGAAAGGTATCTCTTGAAATCAGGTCTCATTTTAAGTGCTGTAGTTAGCATGCCCCTCAGTATCTGTGCCTTTGACAACATGAGGGCCAGATTCCTTGTGGGAATGAAGTTGCCTTTTATATACAAACATCTGCCTTGTTCAGGTGTACAGTTTACTGAGGGTGTTTGTAATTTTGTGTGCAGCACTAGACTCAACAACTGGAGAATCTCTTTCCAAATACCTTACCATGGCTGTTTCTAGCCTGGTGATACACAGTGACATGAAACTTTCAGACAGGTGTTGCATGCAATAATGCTAAACatataataatatttaaaattaaaatgcctttattaGAAACCTTACTGTTTACATTAAGTGTGGATTTCTTCCTGTGTTAACTATGCTGGCATTGCTCATTGACTATTTGGTGGAGTGTGTGTATTTAACAGTGTGTTAATACTGCTCGCACCTCTACACAATTCAGTATAATGTCATACCTGACACAGTTTTCTGTTGCATATATTAAAACACATGCCAGCTAAAAGTCCCTTTAATTATTTCAGGTATTTTCCTgctcatttttattattttcaatacAGAAATT
This sequence is a window from Anomalospiza imberbis isolate Cuckoo-Finch-1a 21T00152 chromosome 1, ASM3175350v1, whole genome shotgun sequence. Protein-coding genes within it:
- the CDCP1 gene encoding CUB domain-containing protein 1 isoform X1, coding for MAAGRALAALLAALLAASAQLLPREASFTISLHKADNTTVKIKLKPSLPPSCRIRMKNVIMSELKIKPGENVTFTFTCSTPEKYFITEIQKNIDCVSGPCPFGDVHLYPPGLPRLNRTYIWDVKASTKAGLELKFSTSWLRQIEPGETCPDSVSYNINSCIDRATVNIGTFCRNGSVSRIKLLGGVVMSLHLPWHLPLTTSGFNIANRASIKRLSIIESILKGESSITLMSPNYPLGFPEDELMTWQFVVPPNMRASVFFHNYSLSNCERKEERVEYYIPGSPSNPEVFKLSDSQPANIAGSFNLSLQGCDQDAQNPGILRLLFQVVVQHPQVDENVTHLVDLSKEKNLTVTIHLEGWPNYIPLMSEPICLICKDPRTCDRVLTLTSGAVYKISFLCKDLSRLRITAEKGIGCMDIRWCQRRIYSLSVPRAITRLPIRLHMFIWKLLATDMINIEITYPSLKLQQRVQEQRCNSSYGYSIVSATPETELNVGVFCPGGSIEKIQMRNNITISLKTFGKGFINESIPQDLKMSFVPHIKDECIFTVSPNPKAKVYLQTPNWPHGLPPYVSISWFIVVPSKRTARLGFSEDRMGIACETGRAYVNIKEETLGAEEIVRREDELLPQPRNMLHNFWVNVSNCRPVDKTQLALQFWVTSADKQIDLGIIVAVVAGAGVLTVIGLAVCCVKKKKKKTQNPMVGVYNANVNTQMPGRKGLFRKGRQNNESHVYAVIDDAVVYGHLLKESNGSVSPEVDVYRPFDGPIGSLPPSPPPFSFRKDIKHSSNTEEEPLPLTDTDQDTYTFAHQKAGQSEDNGDANKKDKGDTSVPLLENTERDGSVE
- the CDCP1 gene encoding CUB domain-containing protein 1 isoform X2, translating into MQCRLSASFTISLHKADNTTVKIKLKPSLPPSCRIRMKNVIMSELKIKPGENVTFTFTCSTPEKYFITEIQKNIDCVSGPCPFGDVHLYPPGLPRLNRTYIWDVKASTKAGLELKFSTSWLRQIEPGETCPDSVSYNINSCIDRATVNIGTFCRNGSVSRIKLLGGVVMSLHLPWHLPLTTSGFNIANRASIKRLSIIESILKGESSITLMSPNYPLGFPEDELMTWQFVVPPNMRASVFFHNYSLSNCERKEERVEYYIPGSPSNPEVFKLSDSQPANIAGSFNLSLQGCDQDAQNPGILRLLFQVVVQHPQVDENVTHLVDLSKEKNLTVTIHLEGWPNYIPLMSEPICLICKDPRTCDRVLTLTSGAVYKISFLCKDLSRLRITAEKGIGCMDIRWCQRRIYSLSVPRAITRLPIRLHMFIWKLLATDMINIEITYPSLKLQQRVQEQRCNSSYGYSIVSATPETELNVGVFCPGGSIEKIQMRNNITISLKTFGKGFINESIPQDLKMSFVPHIKDECIFTVSPNPKAKVYLQTPNWPHGLPPYVSISWFIVVPSKRTARLGFSEDRMGIACETGRAYVNIKEETLGAEEIVRREDELLPQPRNMLHNFWVNVSNCRPVDKTQLALQFWVTSADKQIDLGIIVAVVAGAGVLTVIGLAVCCVKKKKKKTQNPMVGVYNANVNTQMPGRKGLFRKGRQNNESHVYAVIDDAVVYGHLLKESNGSVSPEVDVYRPFDGPIGSLPPSPPPFSFRKDIKHSSNTEEEPLPLTDTDQDTYTFAHQKAGQSEDNGDANKKDKGDTSVPLLENTERDGSVE